The genomic interval CCAGTTGAATATATTTCCAGAAATATTTGTCACTAAGTGGTGCCTATGTAAAACAACAAAGATTTTTCCAGAGCATgttatcttataatttttttttgacgACACTCGACGGTATGAGAGGAgtttattagttaaaaaaaataaaaaatacaccTAGTTAGGAGGGAAGTAATGAACTTTACCCTTCAACATGTATATGCAAAGcactaaaataaagaaagaataaattcTGGAAAGGATAGAAAAAATACATGAGAATTGAGAACATAAAGAAAGAATTATCTTGCaaagaaaaattgttaaaGATACACAAGGAAGACATGAAAAACTATAACACCATACGGTGTTATTatctttttctcctttgtCCGTATGgtgtaaaaattaataactttgCTTTCTTTCTGTTTAACTTTTCTGTCTAAGTAGGATTATTctcttataaatttaaattaatgcatAAGATATTATCTTAGAAATTTAACTTGGAACCAACATGCTAAAGTTAGTCATTCGATAAATTACTTGGTCCCAAGTTGTTGGAAATTTTCTCATGCAGTGTTGGAAATATTCTAGAGACAGGTGTTCTCGACTTAAATGTATTTCTTCTTTCCAGCATTTTTCTCgtcaaaaatttagaaaactaTTGCTACGTTAAACTCATATTAAAGAATTAAGAGTCTTCTTGGAGTCTTGGCTGCTGGTGTGAGTGTATATATACGTCGAAGTTCTCGTTCATGATATGCATGCAAAAGACAATAACATAAACAACATGGGGTTGCCAATCTTCAATATTCTGATCCTATTTCTTTTGCTAAAGTTTTCACATAATGTTACTTCTGATTCTAGTGAAGAAGCGTATGCTCTTCTTAAATGGAAAACAAgccttcaaaatcaaaaccttaACTCCTCTTTGTTGTCATCGTGGACTCTTTATCCTGCTAATGCAACCAAAATAAGCCCATGTTCTTGGTTTGGAATTTCTTGTAACCATGCAGGAAGCAGAGTCATCAGTATAAACCTGAGCACTTTGGGTTTAAACGGTAcgtttgatgatttttcattctCATCATTTCCTCATCTTGCGAATCTTAACCTaagcttcaattttttcttcgGAAACATCCCCCTTCAAATCGGAAACCTCTCCAAGCTTCAGTATCTTGATCTTGGCAGTAATCAATTATCTGGGCTAATACCACCAGAAATTGGCAAACTAAATCAGTTGAGGAGGCTTTACCTTGACATGAATCAGTTGCATGGAACAATTCCACTAGAAATAGGTCAGTTAAGTCTTATTGATAAGCTTGCCTTGTGTCATAACAATTTGCATGGTTCTATTCCTTCTTCTTTGGGTAACTTGAGCAACTTGactaatttttatcttaataataattctcttTTTGACTCCATTCCTTTGGCTTTAGGAAATTTAAAATCTCTTTCCATTATGGACTTGagcaaaaatcattttaatggCTCAACCCCTTTTTCTTTAGGTAACTTAAGCAACTTGGCCGTATTGTATCTTCATAAGAATTCACTTTCTGGTTCTATTCCTTCGATTATAGGAAAATTGAAGTCTCTTCTCCAACTAGACTTAAGTGAAAATCAACTTAGTGGTTCAATCCCTCTTTCTTTAGGTAACTTAAGCAGCTTGACTATGATGtctctatttaataattcGCTCTCTGGTTCTATTCCTCCCAGTCTAGGAAACTTGAAGTCTCTTTCAGCATTAGGACTACACATAAATCAACTTAATGGTTTTATTCCTCCTTCAATTGGTAATCTTAGTTCTTTAAGAATTTTATACCTTTATAACAATGGGCTTTACAGTTTTGTTCCTAAGGAAATAGGATACTTGAAGTCTCTTTCTGAATTAGAGCTATGCACAAATCTTCTTAGTGGGGTTATTCCTCATTCAATTGGTAATCTCACCGGGTTACTTTTGTTAAGCATGTGTGGAAACCATTTTTCTGGTCCAATCCCTAAAAGTTTCAGAAATTTGACAAGCGTAGAAAGAGTACTTCTTAACCAAAACAATCTCTCTGGAAAAATGTTTGAAGCTTTTGGTGATCATCCAAACCTAACTTTCCTAGATCTcagcaacaataatttttgtggtgaaatttcatttaattggaGAAACTTTCCAAAATTAAGtacttttattgttttcgtgAATAATATTTCTGGAAGCATACCGCCTGACATTGGAAACTCACCCAAATTACAAGTTCTTGACCTTTCTTCAAATCACATTGTTGGTAAAATTCCAGTGCAATTGGAAATGTTATCTTCTCTAAACAAactaattctaaatttaaatcaaCTCTCTGGAGGTGTGCCTCTAGAATTTGGCTCATTAACTAAACTTGAATACCTCGACTTGTCTGCAAACAAATTGAGTAGCTCGATTCCAAAAAGTATAGGCAACTTGTTGAAGCTGCACTACTTGAATCTGAGCAACAATCAATTGAGCCATAAAATTCCAACTGAATTTGAGAAGTTGATTCATCTTTCAGAGTTAGATTTGAGTCATAACATTCTCCAAGAAGAAATACCACCTCAAGTATGTAATATGGAAAGTCTGGAGAAGCTTAATCTCTCCCACAATAACCTCTCTGATTTCATTCCAAGATGTTCTGAAGAAATGCGCAGCTTGTCATGCATTGACATATCCTATAATGAGTTACAGGGACCAATTCCTAATAGCACAGCGTTCAAAGACGGTTTGATGGAAGGGAATAAAGGATTGTGTGGCAATTTTGAGGCGTTGCCATCTTGTGATGCTTTCACGTCTCACAAacaaactttgaaaaagaaatgggtCGTAATTGTGTTCGCTATCCTAGGAATGGTTGTGCTTTTGACTGGTTTGACtggattcttcttcttttttcaacAAAGGAAGAAGGTCTCACAAGAAGAACAGAGTAACTCTATGAATCGTTTGAGATTGCTTTCGGTATTAAATTTTGACGGGAAAATTATGCACGAAGAAATCATTAAAGCTAcagatgattttgatgagaaGTTTTGCATTGGAAAAGGTGGACAAGGAAGTGTGTATAAAGCTGAGTTACCCTCTGGGGATATCGTAGCAgttaaaaaattcaactcGCAGTTGGTTTCCGGTAATATGGCTGATCACGATGAATTCTTGAATGAAGTTTTGGCATTGAAAGAGATACGACATcgaaatattgtaaaatttcatggATTTTGTTCTAATGGCCCGCACTCATTTTTAGTTTGTGAATATCTTGATAGGGGTAGCTTGGCTAGAATCCTTGGTGATGATGTAACAGCAAAAGAATTGGGCTGGAATCGGAGAATAAATGTGAGTAAAGGAGTAGCTAATGCTTTGTCCTACTTGCATCATGATTGTCTCCCATCGATTATTCATCGAGACATATCAAGTAAGAATGTGTTGCttgattcaaattttgaagCCCATGTTTCAGATTTTGGAATTGCCAAGTTTGTCGGGCCACATTCGTCCAACTGGACTGAATTTGCAGGCACATTTGGATATGCTGCTTCAGGTATGTGTTTTCCAGCTCTTGTATATATTTCTTGAGGGAAAAATATTAACGTCTCGTGGTTTGACAAAATAGTCATGAAAACcccattatttttcaaaattggttgcacaaaacacaaaacaagATTATACATCCTAAAGAGAGATTTGCATAACcatttatgaaaataagaagGTCTTTACGGCCACTCTATAATCAAAATCACAGAAGGTATCACTatcctttttcctttctttttagTAAAAGATTAATATGCTAGTATATTTTGTGAAATACTATGCAAGTATATTTTGTGAAAtacagttttatttttaaacatctTATGTggagaaaaaattagaaagcaAAATGCAAAGAAAGTCTAGTTCCACCTTGCCATCGTCTGGCTTTGCCCAAgcatatattatttgcttatttgagataaacaattattaattagttattgatGCTACACTTTATGATATTATTGTCTGTCAACTTGCAGAGATTGCCTACACAATGAGGGCTACTGAAAAATACGATGTGTATAGTTTTGGAGTGTTAGTATTCGAAGTGATCAAGGGAAATCAtccaagagattttttttccattaacttttcttcattttccaatATGATCATAGACGttaatcaaattttggatCCTCGACTTCTAACTCCATCCCCTAGTGTTATGGACAAGCTGATATGGATTATGGAGGCTGCCATTTTATGCTTAGATGAGAGTCCAGAAGCTTGACCAACCATGGTATGCAAATAAATCAGccaagtcatttttttttcctagtcTGTTTctgattatttattactattcGTATGACAGCTTTGAAACTTTAGtgaatgtaaaatattttatagttgaaatgAATATGGATTTGATCATTTGAATTAGAGAGATTTTATGCTCTCTCATTGTGGCTGCTAACTATGCCCGTGctctaaaaattttcatgagATGAATTGGAGTCCACCTCACGCTAGTTGATTAAGGTGAATGCTGATGGTCTTTTGAAAAGTAGTTTCGGGGATTCTGCTTCTCTGACTATCTTTAGGGACGCTCATGGCTTTCATCTTGGAGGGCTTTGGTCATCATACTGCTTATTATGCTGAGATACTTGCTGCGATCTTAGCCATTGAATCAGCAGCTGATCATGGTCAGAATACGTTATGGCTTGAAACTTTGATGTGTGCTAATTATGAAGTGTAATGTTCggttattatttttgtatggtttattgtaattttaatgttgTATTTACATTGTAGTAGTGGTTTGTGgtagttatattataactggtcttttataattatcttATTAGATGTATTTAAATGGATggtgaaaagaaaagaggtaGAAAAGAATTCTTTTATCTATAGACTATATTTCTTATATGGAGAGTGGCTCTCTCAAATCAACcttctttgtttaattttctctcttatctttaaaatttacgtaacatttggtatcagagcaagttCCTCGTGGCTGATGCAACTAGACAAAAAAAGAGATTGATTTCAAAACCTTTGTTActgaaaaatttgagaatCAAAATGCAATCATGCAAGAGATTCTTAGCAAACTTCAGAGTCTAAACACCAAGTATGACCAAATAAATTCGCAATATTCCTAAACCAGTACAGGTGTTATCCAAAGTCCAAATCTAGGAGAATGTAGTTCATCTATTAGAACAACAAATTTGTCCTTTGgtcaaacactaaaattaaaattcccAAACTTCAATGGTGAAGACCCAAATAGTTGGATTTATAAGGCTGAACAATACTTTGAATATCAGAAGATTATTGAGGATCACCAAGTGCAATTGGCATCTTTCCATCTTGAAGGAACTGCACTATAATAGTTTCGTTGGCTAATGAAAACAAAAGGACCAGTTTCGTGGGCTGAGTTTTCACGAGCTCTTCTTAAAAGATTTGGACCAACAGAGTTCGATGATGCTTCAGAAGCTTTGTCCcaattaaagcaaaaaaacCACCGTATTGGCTTACCAAGAAGAATTTGAGAGATTGGCTCAGATGGTGGAGGATGTACCAAAAAACTTCTTAGTTGGTAGTTTTGTTGGAGTACTCAAGGATGAAATTCCCTTAAGAGTTAAAGATTCAGAAGCCTCGGTCATTATCAGTAGCCATTGGACTTGCTAGACTTATTGAGGAAAAGTGTAACCTTTGTAACCAATCCTCTTAAATCCAATCTATAACCCAAGGTCTATTAGGATTCCAGCCAAGCAATTCAACTCCATCAACATTTAAACGTTTGACCCCAAGTGAGGTAAAAGAACTTAAAGACCGCGGCCTTTGCTACTGTTATGATGGAAAATATTCTCCTAGTCACAAGTGTCAAAGTCCTCAATTGTTTATGATGGACGATTTTCACAGCAAAGATGATGAAGAGGGAAGCGGTCAAGGTGCAAAACATGATTAATGTCCAAAGTAGTTCCTTGAGGACAAGGATTTTTCtttggggtggggggggggggggggggggggaatgaTGTGTGCTAATTATGAACGGTAATGTTCGGTTACTATTTTTGTATggtttattgtaattttaatgttgTATTTACATTGTAACAGTGGTTTGTGGTAGTTATATTGTAACTGGTCTTTTGTAGTTATCTTATTAGATGTATTTAAATGGATGGTGAAAACAAAAGAGGTAGAGAAGAATTCTATTATCTATAAACTGTGTTTCTTATTTGGAGAGTGGTTCTCTCAAATCAACcttctttgtttaattttctctcttatctttaaaatttatgtaacAAACTTACTCTATGTCGGTTCTTCATTTGACAATCCAAAGCTGGATCCTCCATCGGTTCTAAGAAAtcgttttattaattttcattctttgttTGATTCTATGGAGTTTAATTTGGATTTCTCTTACTCTACAATGATATTGCTAGTCTCTTGTGTAAAGATGTTTGCTAGCGCAtgcttttgtatttttgcTAGTGTAGCTTGTTGCTTgagctttcttttttattaattcaagTCTTAGATTTGGAGGGGTGACATTATGTCGACCTAGCCAGGTTATACATAGAGGACTTTGATCGTctcctatttttattttccaaaccTTCTAAGGGTTTTGTGGTATGTGGCAATAagtaaattgaattattttttttatagtgaTAGACaggcttttttattttccaattctAAAACCCAAAAGCatgaaaattagaaataaacatCACATAAGAAAACAAACCTAAAACTCCCacaaatcaaaatctaaagaTCTTAATTAAACAGAATACATGAGTCAAGTATCTCTATGGGAAGTATTGCGGGAGTGCTCTTTTGCCTGCGGAAAAGATAAGTGTGGTGTGGAgagtagaagaagaagagatagAGGAGAAGAGCCGgctaaggtttttttttttttttttttataattttgcattttacatttaaagcacaacttaatataattaaatgtaatattaCTATTTGGACTCCCATAAAAATCACACCCATTTATAATTGGGACAGGTTCAAGAGACACAAATATgaacacaaatttttataacaattttgAGTCATTTGATTCAACAAAAATGAATGGTGAAGATTGGATGACATgactttattaatttcattaatatttttctttctttcctccATAATACTCTATTCTTCTCTCCTTCCTCAACCAAATTTCTCACCTCTCTATCCTTTGTTATTAAATCTAAATCTATTTATAGTTTTCTGTATAACAATATAATTGATATCACTCAAAATAATTAcagattttaattcaaaatcttaCAAACATACCAAattctttacttttaattGCTTAGAAAAAGCAACAGTGAAGCCAATGCTGAGTCACATTAATGGTCCTAATATATAAGAATGGGATTCGTGAAGAAGAGGTGACAAATTCTTTAGCTTTTCCCCTTACTCATGCTTTCCGCATGCCTTaggttgtttttgtttttttatctgaaatatgaatatgtttgaatttaagTGAAATCTAAATAGGtctgaatgaaaatatttaaatgacatatttgtttttcctttttcaacaTCTGAATAGAAAAGTTTAAAAGCTAGTAATTTGacataaatatctttttaggTGGTgcatgtatttgtttttcacaatttataattttaacaagtTGATTAGTTTggtagcattaaaaaaaaaataccatcACTGttgattttagtttaattttgtataaaatatgtaattataacatcaacttttattataaagtcaACACTGttgttttagttttgattTATCACAATGGAcgtaatttaatttgttcagTATTTCAGTTTAGTTAATGTTAcaatgtgaataaaaatttaaaaaaaattagaaaaaaataacttcacGGATAATACAAACATATTAAGCTTATACATAATATTGGAAAAACATAAATTgttaaggatatttttgagatttgaaattaaaattttccatttagaTTTCAGACTTcagataaaagtaaaatttttttactttttctattaagataaaattatctgATAGTAAGTGATAAGcctaaaataagtaaatgtctaaaaaaaaaggttaaattcatactaaaaaacaaacagcacCTTAGATTTGATAGTCAAATTAATCAATACTTAAGTGTTGTGCTGTGAAGGAGCCCTTTGGATAAAAGATTTGTCATTTCAAAGTGATTCAATTATTTGGCGTTGTTGTTCATTTCTCTCCATGGTAGCGAAGAACTAGGAGAGAGAGATAACAATTTCGGTGGAAGGAGAAAAGAGAATAGAGCATTAAtgaggaaaaaataattaatgaaattaataaacctcactattcatttttgttaaatctaatgattcaaaattattataaaaaagagTTACTCTACTCAATAGACTAGTCTTTTGGTTAgatatataaaaatacaagGCCAAGTTCTCTAACATATGTTATTATGCGCCACGCTATTATACAAATAACCCCACCCTTACCCTTAAGTAATAAAAGGGACTgaaaatttccaaataaatgttataattttgacatgatttatttttattaatttatatttttatccaacCAATCATTGAATGCCGAATCAATTTGTACCATCATAACTTCTTTTCAAACTAGCCCGTCTACCATGCAACGATCTTAAATTCATGCACAATAGTCCCCGCCAACAAAAGACAGTCAAAAGTGGCGGTGTTGGAAATATGATAGAGCTCCAATTTCCAATTTCCAATTTCCAATTTAAACTTAAACTAACGAAAGTAATTTGGCCACGTATTTCTTCGTCAACAACAATGTTTTCCTCATCAACCGTGCGAAAACAATAATGTTGTGGGCCGTGGGGTTCGTTCAAACAGTAAGGTCTATTTagaattcaaataatatttttcccTCGAGTGATTGTTGGCTTGTTGCAACAGATT from Citrus sinensis cultivar Valencia sweet orange chromosome 9, DVS_A1.0, whole genome shotgun sequence carries:
- the LOC102622238 gene encoding MDIS1-interacting receptor like kinase 2-like; this translates as MGLPIFNILILFLLLKFSHNVTSDSSEEAYALLKWKTSLQNQNLNSSLLSSWTLYPANATKISPCSWFGISCNHAGSRVISINLSTLGLNGTFDDFSFSSFPHLANLNLSFNFFFGNIPLQIGNLSKLQYLDLGSNQLSGLIPPEIGKLNQLRRLYLDMNQLHGTIPLEIGQLSLIDKLALCHNNLHGSIPSSLGNLSNLTNFYLNNNSLFDSIPLALGNLKSLSIMDLSKNHFNGSTPFSLGNLSNLAVLYLHKNSLSGSIPSIIGKLKSLLQLDLSENQLSGSIPLSLGNLSSLTMMSLFNNSLSGSIPPSLGNLKSLSALGLHINQLNGFIPPSIGNLSSLRILYLYNNGLYSFVPKEIGYLKSLSELELCTNLLSGVIPHSIGNLTGLLLLSMCGNHFSGPIPKSFRNLTSVERVLLNQNNLSGKMFEAFGDHPNLTFLDLSNNNFCGEISFNWRNFPKLSTFIVFVNNISGSIPPDIGNSPKLQVLDLSSNHIVGKIPVQLEMLSSLNKLILNLNQLSGGVPLEFGSLTKLEYLDLSANKLSSSIPKSIGNLLKLHYLNLSNNQLSHKIPTEFEKLIHLSELDLSHNILQEEIPPQVCNMESLEKLNLSHNNLSDFIPRCSEEMRSLSCIDISYNELQGPIPNSTAFKDGLMEGNKGLCGNFEALPSCDAFTSHKQTLKKKWVVIVFAILGMVVLLTGLTGFFFFFQQRKKVSQEEQSNSMNRLRLLSVLNFDGKIMHEEIIKATDDFDEKFCIGKGGQGSVYKAELPSGDIVAVKKFNSQLVSGNMADHDEFLNEVLALKEIRHRNIVKFHGFCSNGPHSFLVCEYLDRGSLARILGDDVTAKELGWNRRINVSKGVANALSYLHHDCLPSIIHRDISSKNVLLDSNFEAHVSDFGIAKFVGPHSSNWTEFAGTFGYAASEIAYTMRATEKYDVYSFGVLVFEVIKGNHPRDFFSINFSSFSNMIIDVNQILDPRLLTPSPSVMDKLIWIMEAAILCLDESPEA